GGCGCAGTCAAAAGGGCATTTCAGCACGGAGATACCGTCTACGTAAAGGCACATCGAGCGAATTCATGGCAGTGGCAACCAGCAACCGTGATCGAGAAAATCGGAACCGTGAACTACAATGTCTTCCTGGAGGATCAACATCGCCTGATACGGTCACATGCAAACCAACTCAACGCTCGAGTTCCTGAACCCAGTACAGTAGGTAACCCAACACCGCTTTCAGTATTTTTCGATGGTTTCGGATTAACGGCTCCAAAAGCTCTCAATGTTCCTGTTGACAACCCAGACTCACAGATGTTAGAAGAACCCGTGTTGGACGAGTCCAATGAAGCTAGCCTGACAAATGATTCTTCAGAAGATGAAGTTGTGGGAAATGAAGAATCCGTACCTGTACAATCAACAACACCAATCCTAGAGAGAGGTCGACG
This Malaya genurostris strain Urasoe2022 unplaced genomic scaffold, Malgen_1.1 HiC_scaffold_49, whole genome shotgun sequence DNA region includes the following protein-coding sequences:
- the LOC131440031 gene encoding uncharacterized protein LOC131440031, yielding MTVIWERLSGQEVQQCSLTSLQNNSFNKKHGAVKRAFQHGDTVYVKAHRANSWQWQPATVIEKIGTVNYNVFLEDQHRLIRSHANQLNARVPEPSTVGNPTPLSVFFDGFGLTAPKALNVPVDNPDSQMLEEPVLDESNEASLTNDSSEDEVVGNEESVPVQSTTPILERGRRMIQLPARFKPYWMMKP